In Trichoplusia ni isolate ovarian cell line Hi5 chromosome 2, tn1, whole genome shotgun sequence, the DNA window ATGAGGAAGGGAACAGTATAAtggctaaataaaaaagaacagtAATAATTACTGATTATAAACTGATTACAAAGCCTATTCCACCGTGAGGCATTGCGGATTCGATCTATGTTTAGCAGAAGAATTCGTATGATCTACAAAATGCGAGAAACATCAATCATACAATGACCAATACAGGATACAACATAACTCTTTCATAGAGAAacgtttacattatttaaaagaaattactcGAATTACGAAATGTAAATAACAATGATTGCTAACTAGAGAAGACACGTGCGGAACACGCGCACGCGTTGTCCAGCGCCGTACCCCTAATTACAAACTATTTGACTAATTGTGAAGGGGTTGGAGAAATATTACTTATTGACGAAATGACGTTCCCCAAATTACAGTAATTATATATGGCGTTAAATTTCAATGATGACAAAGCTATTCGGTGTCCCTAATAATACAAGCAAAGGTCTTTAGaattagtttaaatttgaattattcgAAGTTCAAACATGTGTAATTTGATCGAGGGATATATTATACAGATTAAAAAGGGGTATTTTTCTGTACACGACGATCAGTTAGATTTTGGTATAATCTGCTTAAAATGCCCTGGATACTTTACCACTGAGAAAACacgcattttttttctagtttcttttttaattacatgaaGATATTTTAGTACACTAAAACTGTAGTTTAAACCACTGAGGTTGAAATACGCTATAATATTAACGtataatagcaatatttttttattaagatagcTACTGATTCTTTACTTCATTTACactttaaatcaataatttaaaacggcacaataataaaatatcataactacTTCTCAATTTAACGAGAGATTGAATGAATAGACTATCAGTTACGAAATACTGATATTGCAATATTTGAAAGAGAAAGACAGAAAAGTATAAAGTTGCACTTGTAGAAGGGAAACTGCAAATCGCCTCAAGACATGGGCATTGTGTTGGCCAATGGAAAATgggtatacaaaataaaacaagtaacactttttaattatctaacaattatatttaaattacaaatatttagtaGGTAGCCTAATGTAGACCGTTTTGCCAATTACCACTCTAATAAGAACTAACTATTCTTCagtatctttttaatttaattatcaaatcTTAGGTATTGTCAATGAATATAATAACACTTGAGGTTtgacaaataattaagtattctTTTGTTGATCGGCCTCTCTGGCATGGACGTGACGTAGCTTAGAAGAGTTAAGCGACAAATAGAATTGTACCATGGCACTGTCGAAATGCGGATTTATTTCTGTAAATCCTTGGCAATTAAAACCTGTCCTTTGTTTTCTTTCGAAGTTTATAAGGTCCTATTTAAATCCATCATTTTTTTACCACCCATTATTaccaatacatttttttattcgaatcaGTTATTGTCATAATATAtcaattatgtattataaattctGCTGTTTCCTAATATTCAAACGACAAAAAGTTTCTgactttgaaagaaaataaatgccAAAAGAGGTTGGCATCATTATTTCGGCGTTTGACATTAACATTAATCAAATTGTGTTACAACAAAGTGTTGTAGtctatctaaaaaataaaataaataaatgcacttTGATTTTGCTGATATTTGATTTCTTCAGATTAGCTGTAAGGACGCTCTGCACTGCTCTACATCTGCCTGTCTTCGTTTGAAGGGTGGTATAAGGCCACAAAATCTAGATGTCGCGTTGCTCTCTAAGGTAAGGAAATCCTCCGTGAGGCAGTTGTCAATTATATCTTGTTTACTTTTTCTGGTTCTGGGCCATAGTAAACACCAGTGAACATTTCGTATCGGGCGTTTTCAAAGTCCAACGtgatttgaaaatagaatgGTCTATCCGCAACGAATTCCGGTACGTCTATGAAAAGTGGTACTTTCGGCGGACCCAGGTTTCGATTGGGATCTGTGGAAGGAGATGTTCTATTAGCGTATCAATTAATAGCCGCAATAAATAAGGAAGTGGTGATCATCATTTTTTTGACTGTAGACTCGATAGTAACTTATACAACATGACAGCTAAGGTAGACATTTGCTTGACGTCTATCTTGTATACGGCTTTATGACAATAGTATGCTGTCGAAAGAGTATTCAATACGAAATGTGATAATTTGGTTGTAGAATACTGGTCCTTGTATTTGCGATAGTGTTCGTGTTTAATACTTTCACTGGTATgttcagcattttttttgtattaacataattatatttctaagtTCTAAGTCTTatcgaaaattttattaaattcaactCTAGAACTAcaaaaaactatacaaaattagtttaagcatataaaaaacattgaatacttCTCGTGAACCTGGCCACGCCCATCTCGTCAACTTGAATGAAGAGTTTTTGTTTGACTCTACTCAAtgcaatgttttttgtttcactGTCATTCTTTAATATTGCCGAGAGACCTGACGATGTTCTGCTGAATATCGTGGTGATTcctaactgaaaaaaataacataattaagtattaaataaccTAAGGTTGTTTTATGGAATAAATATATGCTATCCTGAGAACAggttttgactgcacggatagccgaaagGTTTAGGCTACCACACCAAAACCACTGAGCGTGAAGATTCACAGGTTCAATCTCTaggtaggacaagcatttgtgtagatccacaaatgcttgtttaaaGTCTGGGTGTGCATTTGCGAATTCTCCATATAGGAAGGTGAAAAAAAAGCAGCATTTAAGCATTTAAAAAACACGTACACACGCAAAGTATAACGagactaaatattataaagataagTCGTACCTCTTGGAGAAATCCCGTCCAATCCAcataagttttgattttaaacctCGGTATAAATATTCTCACAGGTGTCGTAGGCATTCTCTTAACGATGCTAGTGATATAATTCGGGTTTTTGTCTATCCTCTCGAGAAATTCTGGTAATCCCTGAGGCGTCTTCGGCAAAACAATTGTTAATATTGCTCTCCAACTCGCAAACTTCATtgaaagaaactaaaataaattaatagatttaaaaaacccatgtttataaatttccactgtattattattttattaaaatcggactagccgtttttgtagttgtaaattgcattatcatcgggtttgaagctatcttaaaaatattagcctgctagcttatcgggaagggccttaaaattgagttgcaaaaaattggaacgacaaacaaacgaacaagaAAAGTGATTGTATAAAAGCGTCGAAAAATGTTTcgtcttgttttaaatattttacctataaTAATTCCTACAAGTTTGAAATCTATAGATGGCTTGTTAAAAAAAGCACTAAAGAGCATTGCCTTGACAACAATTTCGTCAAAATTTGGATGAAAACGCCATTCTTCTTCGTGGTGCAAAGTCTTCCCACATAGTGAAGTACTAAAGCTAACCTTATAGTCGTCAGCAGCTATATAAGCAAAAGACTCGGTTCTCGTCATCATCGGCACTCTTGATATTCTTCCATCGATATGGCGGAACTTCGTAAGTTTGGTCAATCGGTAATCGAACGGCGATTCCCACGTGCCCTGAGAAATACGGTACTGCATTAGTAGTCTGGTAATCGCTGATTATGGATTTTAGAAGGATTTAATGTTCCCTTTGTATTGAATTTCATTGCTGTAATTTGGCACAATGGATAAAATATTCGAAGCAACAGAAGAATCAAGGGCTATcttgttgtccaggtaactggtaGACAGCCGcttcttttaaaacactggtacttagctgaatccggttagactggaagccgacctcaacatagttgggaaaaggctaggccgatgatgatgatgatgagaagaTTCTAAACTCTCTAGCTTGCTCATTTACTAGTTAGTGATTTAAGATACAAAGTTAAGGGATGTCTCTTACAATGaaaagtgttttcaaataatcgagatataaaaataatttcgaaaaGGACACATCATTATTTGCATCAGTCCGAAGTGCATCTCTAGGAATTATAcaagcaaaacattttcaaaataaattcgtACCTTGAAATGGACAGCATTAACAATAATCATCATTGTGTCCTTATTAATGTCGCCAGCATCTAATATATCCGTGATTCTTTTATATGTACCAGTACCTACCTGCAAAAAAGCTTTATTATAGTAAACCCTAAGAACTTGACTAACGTATATTGGATATTAAGTTGCATGACTTCTAAATTTTAGATcatgataattttaatcaatgCAATTGgggagctcatggctaagcttAAACGAATGGGCTTAGCTTAAAGGCAGTTCTGGGTCCCGGTTGTTAATaggctagaaagtctgacaaccagtctaagggtTATCGTATTGCCCAGTTAAATGGGTTGAAGAGATCAGATAGCTGGATCCAGATAGACTGGAAActgatcccaacatagttgggaaaggctaggatgatgatgattactATTTGAGACAGTGCCACTGAAATTTGTTGCGTCATTTCTTTTCTCCAGTCAGAGCACTAAGCGCTGAAGGATGGGCGACTTGGTGCTGTTCCTTGAATCTTGACCTTTGAAAAGTGTTACTTAGTGTCCTATTTTTATTGATTCGAATGTGTGCTATTTAAAATTACCATACCCAACGATTTATATAAGATATAGCTGCTTTTGGAAAGTTAAATCCGACTTTCTCCACTTGCACTCCAAATTTCTCCGTGGAATTTGCTATAAAACTTGAATTAATATCATTACTGTAATTCACGTATATTCTGTTCACTATTGTTAAATCACTTTCTGCCATCGTCTTTATCGATTCTTTTAATCTTGAGAAACAACTGTTCAACTGAAAAATGTATTGCGTTAGCAAAGAGTGTGTTTAgggtaaataaaatgtacctcTTAAAATGATGGACTGATTATTTAATCAAACTAAGAACGTCGTAAGCTGTAATAATCTGtctacaattttaatgaaatcttcATCAATCCTTAACTATGTGATAGATGTTTTAATTCCTTAACGTTGCAATCTTCAAAATAATGGGCAGGTACTGGTGTGGTGGTTTTTCAAAGAATAGGAACATAGTTGTCAAATGTCTTTCAGCTGTATTATTATCAAGTCTATGCAAATCGAATTCATTATTCCAATGATAAACCAATTGACTCAATATTAATGGCacatttttaaaaaaaggatcGGAATAGATTCCTACTCACCATACTTTCCTCTTTGTACCCTAGAGAGGTCATGAGCTCTTGCCTCGCCGGCCCCTTTGCTACTGACGTCAGCTTGCAGAGAGGAAACCGCAGGAGTTGAGGCGATGCTACTAAATTTGCTTTTGGTTTTACTTTCAATAATTGCTGGGAATAGAAAATACATACTGACTTTGATGGAAGGAAAAAGCCTAATAGTAATTATGTGCGATGCAATTTCGATGTTCTCTGTTATGCAAAGGATAGTGCAAAAAACATTAGattctgtttttaataattctccATTAATTAGCCGTTTTTGAAATCGCACTTAATAATTACGTAAATTAATAAGCTATACAAAATTACGTTACCAAAACTAATTTCTCctgaaagttattaaattttaatacactgTTACTTTTCGATATGAGGATGGTTAACATAAGGAATCTTAAACAGTAATGATTAAACTTATACATTAGactgtttgtaaaaaaatatgaaaataaactgTTAACATTCTGCGTCAAACTGGAGCGGATTTGGTAGATTGCgccatgtaataaaatataaaataaaacatgtccCATAAAACATGTTTACGTGTAGACTTGGATTGTACTTTACTTGAGTTTTGTGATACGCGTGGTTGGAAGAgtatacgtatatttttttttataatttgactaAAATCGACTTTTACGAAAGAAGGTATGCtttagtacttttttatttttacttcaatcgGTCGTTGTGTTTAcgtaatgatttttatattgtcaGGTCATTCGTTTGTAttaaggattgcaacgcattgccatacactgacGGAGATGACGTATCGGGGCGGTTTAAGAATCTGACAATATGCGTTCCTCTTCTCGAGAGAGCGCCTGCCAATGAggctttacaaaaataactgacAAGGCTGTAATAATTatggctataaatattttataaagacgaaaagttcaaaattttattttgtgtctgtATCTAATGTGCGCTAAAACcattataaagatttaaaaaatcctttataaaacattttttttggaaataaaaattatttggaaatataaCGCTATCGATTATAACAAGATTCATCGAGAAAATCTCGAAAAAAAGCAGGCAAATcctaaaacaaatacataattcaaTTTGGATTATCAATAGAGGTTTTAAGTATCCTATACTGGATTTCTCAAAGAGTGAAGTGAAGATAAGCTGGTAAGAAGCGTCTAAGGCGAAGAGATAATGTAACCGAGGTTCCCGTA includes these proteins:
- the LOC113508543 gene encoding serine protease inhibitor 3/4-like isoform X2 — its product is MFTHYIMQLLKVKPKANLVASPQLLRFPLCKLTSVAKGPARQELMTSLGYKEESMLNSCFSRLKESIKTMAESDLTIVNRIYVNYSNDINSSFIANSTEKFGVQVEKVGFNFPKAAISYINRWVGTGTYKRITDILDAGDINKDTMMIIVNAVHFKGTWESPFDYRLTKLTKFRHIDGRISRVPMMTRTESFAYIAADDYKFLSMKFASWRAILTIVLPKTPQGLPEFLERIDKNPNYITSIVKRMPTTPVRIFIPRFKIKTYVDWTGFLQELGITTIFSRTSSGLSAILKNDSETKNIALSRVKQKLFIQVDEMGVARFTRNPNRNLGPPKVPLFIDVPEFVADRPFYFQITLDFENARYEMFTGVYYGPEPEKVNKI
- the LOC113508543 gene encoding serine protease inhibitor 3/4-like isoform X1, translating into MGHVLFYILLHGAIYQIRSSLTQNVNSLFSYFFTNSLMYKFNHYCLRFLMLTILISKSNSVLKFNNFQEKLVLQLLKVKPKANLVASPQLLRFPLCKLTSVAKGPARQELMTSLGYKEESMLNSCFSRLKESIKTMAESDLTIVNRIYVNYSNDINSSFIANSTEKFGVQVEKVGFNFPKAAISYINRWVGTGTYKRITDILDAGDINKDTMMIIVNAVHFKGTWESPFDYRLTKLTKFRHIDGRISRVPMMTRTESFAYIAADDYKFLSMKFASWRAILTIVLPKTPQGLPEFLERIDKNPNYITSIVKRMPTTPVRIFIPRFKIKTYVDWTGFLQELGITTIFSRTSSGLSAILKNDSETKNIALSRVKQKLFIQVDEMGVARFTRNPNRNLGPPKVPLFIDVPEFVADRPFYFQITLDFENARYEMFTGVYYGPEPEKVNKI
- the LOC113508543 gene encoding serine protease inhibitor 3/4-like isoform X4, yielding MTSLGYKEESMLNSCFSRLKESIKTMAESDLTIVNRIYVNYSNDINSSFIANSTEKFGVQVEKVGFNFPKAAISYINRWVGTGTYKRITDILDAGDINKDTMMIIVNAVHFKGTWESPFDYRLTKLTKFRHIDGRISRVPMMTRTESFAYIAADDYKFLSMKFASWRAILTIVLPKTPQGLPEFLERIDKNPNYITSIVKRMPTTPVRIFIPRFKIKTYVDWTGFLQELGITTIFSRTSSGLSAILKNDSETKNIALSRVKQKLFIQVDEMGVARFTRNPNRNLGPPKVPLFIDVPEFVADRPFYFQITLDFENARYEMFTGVYYGPEPEKVNKI
- the LOC113508543 gene encoding serine protease inhibitor 3/4-like isoform X3; amino-acid sequence: MGHVLFYILLHGAIYQIRSSLTQNVNSLFSYFFTNSLMYKFNHYCLRFLMLTILISKSNSVLKFNNFQEKLVLQLLKVKPKANLVASPQLLRFPLCKLTSVAKGPARQELMTSLGYKEESMLNSCFSRLKESIKTMAESDLTIVNRIYVNYSNDINSSFIANSTEKFGVQVEKVGFNFPKAAISYINRWVGTGTYKRITDILDAGDINKDTMMIIVNAVHFKGTWESPFDYRLTKLTKFRHIDGRISRVPMMTRTESFAYIAADDYKFLSMKFASWRAILTIVLPKTPQGLPEFLERIDKNPNYITSIVKRMPTTPVRIFIPRFKIKTYVDWTGFLQEESPRYSAEHRQVSRQY